Proteins co-encoded in one Malus sylvestris chromosome 7, drMalSylv7.2, whole genome shotgun sequence genomic window:
- the LOC126629433 gene encoding myb-related protein 308-like, producing MGRAPCCSKVGLHRGPWTPREDTLLTKYIEAHGEGHWRSLPKKAGLLRCGKSCRLRWMNYLRPDIKRGNITPDEDDLIIRLHSLLGNRWSLIAGRLPGRTDNEIKNYWNTHLSKRLRNEGTDPNTHKKLSEPIARENKRRKNQRSKSNNNKKEMVMTKDKNNKTAQHVEPQKPKVHLPKPTRFTSFLSLPRNDSFTSSTTVTTGSSSQDLNGGGGRGGGGFGVNTWCNNGGLVFCVGDEDQDHDPINSSADGGDDHTLENLYEEYLQALLKIDHHHDHQNQLELESFAESLLI from the exons ATGGGAAGGGCTCCTTGTTGTTCCAAGGTTGGTTTGCATAGAGGTCCATGGACTCCTAGAGAAGACACATTACTCACCAAGTATATTGAAGCTCATGGTGAAGGCCATTGGAGATCCTTGCCAAAAAAAGCTG GCCTCCTCAGGTGTGGGAAGAGTTGCAGGctaaggtggatgaactatctAAGACCAGACATAAAGAGAGGCAACATAACCCCCGATGAAGATGACCTAATTATCAGACTACATTCACTTCTTGGCAACCGTTGGTCTCTCATCGCCGGTAGGCTTCCGGGTCGAACCGATAATGAGATCAAGAACTACTGGAACACCCATCTTAGCAAAAGACTCAGAAACGAAGGCACCGACCCAAACACCCACAAAAAATTATCTGAGCCGATAGCCAGGgaaaataaaaggagaaagaaccAAAGAAGCAAGAGCAACAACAATAAGAAGGAGATGGTGATGACGAAAGACAAGAACAATAAAACTGCCCAACATGTGGAGCCACAAAAGCCTAAGGTTCATCTCCCAAAACCTACTAGGTTTACTTCCTTTTTATCCCTACCAAGAAATGACAGTTTTACTAGTAGTACTACAGTTACTACTGGGTCTTCAAGCCAAGACTTAAACGGAGGGGGagggagaggaggaggaggttttGGTGTTAATACTTGGTGTAATAATGGTGGGCTTGTGTTTTGTGTTGGTGATGAAGATCAAGATCATGATCCTATTAATTCTTCAGCTGATGGCGGTGATGATCATACGCTTGAAAATCTATATGAAGAATATCTACAGGCGCTTCTGAAGATAGACCATCATCATGATCATCAAAATCAACTTGAATTAGAGTCATTTGCCGAGTCACTGttaatctga